A window from Hemicordylus capensis ecotype Gifberg chromosome 2, rHemCap1.1.pri, whole genome shotgun sequence encodes these proteins:
- the APOH gene encoding beta-2-glycoprotein 1, with protein sequence MLPVPLILWMVALAHTVAGRACLRPPEILLAAVDVIKEEYHTGEEITYTCNPGYVPQSGQRRYTCPWSGKWPIVTLRCVRKICPYPGPLRNGIIHHTSFYYQDVVTFSCEPGYILQGPKTSQCLANGQWSGKLPECQPVICPPPPVSEFGALSYRNLNPGNITVFQDVVKFECLPPLALIGNEIATCLANGTWSELPECISVQCPYPEEIENGFINFALHRTYNYNDKVTYGCNPTYVLDGAVDSTCEKTGYWSKKPTCRAPCKIPVKRATVLYNEQRVKVQDHLQQGIQHAEMIWFFCKNKEQHCSYTVPAQCLDGNFQVPACFEDRGWFISIFKTDVADLTPC encoded by the exons ATGTTGCCTGTCCCACTGATCTTATGGATGGTTGCCCTGGCCCACACTGTTGCAGGACGTG CTTGTCTGAGGCCACCTGAAATACTGTTGGCTGCTGTTGATGTAATCAAGGAAGAATATCACACAGGAGAGGAAATTACATACACTTGCAACCCTGGTTATGTTCCTCAGTCAGGCCAAAGGAGATATACATGCCCTTGGTCTGGTAAATGGCCTATCGTTACACTGAGATGTGTAC GAAAGATATGTCCCTACCCTGGACCCCTGAGAAATGGAATTATACATCATACAAGTTTCTACTACCAGGATGTTGTAACTTTTTCATGTGAACCTGG GTATATTCTTCAAGGACCTAAAACCAGTCAATGTCTGGCAAATGGACAATGGAGTGGAAAGCTACCAGAATGCCAAC CTGTGATTTGTCCTCCACCTCCAGTTTCTGAATTTGGAGCCCTTTCTTACCGTAACCTTAATCCTGGAAACATAACAGTCTTCCAAGATGTAGTCAAATTTGAATGTTTGCCGCCTCTTGCACTGATTGGAAATGAAATAGCTACATGTTTGGCCAATGGGACTTGGAGTGAGCTACCAGAATGCATAT CTGTACAATGTCCATACCCAGAAGAAATAGAAAATGGATTTATAAACTTTGCTCTTCACAGAACATATAACTATAATGATAAAGTGACCTATGGCTGTAATCCTACATATGTGCTAGATGGAGCTGTGGATTCCACATGTGAAAAAACAGGCTACTGGTCAAAAAAACCAACATGCAGAG CACCATGTAAGATACCAGTTAAAAGAGCTACAGTGTTATACAATGAGCAGAGAGTAAAGGTACAGGACCATCTCCAGCAAGGAATACAGCATGCTGAGATGATCTGGTTTTTCTGCAAAAACAAAGAACAGCACTGCAGTTATACTGTACCTGCTCAGTGTCTCGATGGCAATTTCCAGGTCCCTGCCTGTTTTGAAG ACCGTGGATGGTTTATATCCATATTCAAGACTGATGTTGCAGACCTGACACCATGTTAG